The Streptomyces sp. HUAS CB01 genome has a segment encoding these proteins:
- a CDS encoding phosphoglycerate kinase, producing the protein MKTIDELLAEGVSGKRVFVRADLNVPLDGTAITDDGRIRAVLPTVKALAAAGARVVVASHLGRPKGAPDPAYSLAPAAARLGELLGAEVAFATDTVGESARATVAGLGDGDVAVLENLRFNPGETSKDDAERGAFADELASLADLYVGDGFGAVHRKHASVYDLPARLPHAAGYLVVAEVGVLRKLTQEVKRPYVVVLGGAKVSDKLAVIDSLLDKADRLLIGGGMAYTFLKAKGYEVGISLLQEDQVPAVKEYMERAEKNGVELVLPVDVLASGEFPDLKTKAPAEYVTVDADRIPADKEGLDIGPRTRELYASKIADAATVFWNGPLGVFEHPDYAGGTSAIAQALVDSKAFTVVGGGDSAAAVRTLGFDENAFGHISTGGGASLEYLEGKTLPGLAALED; encoded by the coding sequence ATGAAGACGATCGACGAACTCCTCGCCGAAGGCGTCTCCGGCAAGCGGGTCTTCGTCCGCGCCGACCTGAACGTGCCCCTCGACGGCACCGCGATCACCGACGACGGCCGCATCCGCGCCGTGCTGCCGACCGTGAAGGCCCTCGCCGCCGCGGGCGCCCGGGTCGTCGTCGCCTCGCACCTCGGCCGCCCGAAGGGCGCCCCGGACCCGGCCTACTCGCTCGCCCCGGCCGCCGCCCGGCTCGGCGAACTCCTCGGCGCTGAGGTGGCGTTCGCGACCGACACCGTCGGCGAGTCCGCCCGCGCCACCGTCGCCGGCCTCGGCGACGGCGACGTCGCCGTACTGGAGAACCTGCGCTTCAACCCCGGGGAGACGTCCAAGGACGACGCCGAGCGCGGTGCCTTCGCCGACGAGCTGGCCTCCCTCGCCGACCTGTACGTCGGCGACGGCTTCGGGGCGGTCCACCGCAAGCACGCCTCGGTGTACGACCTTCCGGCCCGGCTGCCGCACGCCGCCGGCTACCTCGTCGTCGCCGAGGTCGGGGTGCTGAGGAAGCTCACCCAGGAGGTCAAGCGGCCGTACGTGGTCGTCCTCGGCGGCGCCAAGGTCTCCGACAAGCTCGCCGTCATCGACTCGCTGCTGGACAAGGCCGACCGCCTGCTGATCGGCGGCGGCATGGCGTACACCTTCCTCAAGGCCAAGGGCTACGAGGTCGGCATCTCCCTCCTCCAGGAGGACCAGGTCCCGGCGGTGAAGGAGTACATGGAGCGGGCCGAGAAGAACGGCGTCGAACTGGTGCTGCCGGTCGACGTCCTCGCCTCGGGCGAGTTCCCGGACCTCAAGACCAAGGCGCCCGCCGAGTACGTCACGGTGGACGCTGACCGGATCCCCGCCGACAAGGAGGGACTGGACATCGGCCCGAGGACGCGCGAGCTGTACGCGTCCAAGATCGCCGACGCCGCCACGGTGTTCTGGAACGGCCCGCTGGGCGTCTTCGAGCACCCCGACTACGCGGGCGGCACCAGTGCCATCGCCCAGGCACTCGTGGACAGCAAGGCCTTCACCGTCGTCGGCGGTGGCGACTCGGCGGCCGCTGTCCGCACCCTGGGCTTCGACGAAAACGCATTCGGCCACATCTCGACCGGTGGCGGCGCGAGCCTCGAGTACCTCGAGGGCAAGACGCTTCCCGGCCTCGCAGCACTGGAGGACTGA
- the gap gene encoding type I glyceraldehyde-3-phosphate dehydrogenase — translation MTIRVGINGFGRIGRNYFRALLEQGADIEIVAVNDLGDTATTAHLLKYDTILGRLKAEVSHTEDTITVDGHTIKVLSERNPADIPWGELGVDIVIESTGIFTKKADAEKHIAGGAKKVLISAPATDEDITIVMGVNQDKYDPAKHNVVSNASCTTNCVAPMAKVLDENFGIVKGMMTTVHAYTNDQRILDFPHKDLRRARAAAENIIPTSTGAAKATALVLPQLKGKLDGIAMRVPVPTGSVTDLVLELDREVTRDEINSAFQKASEGQLKGILEYTEDPIVSSDIVNWPASCTFDSKLTMVQGKQVKVVGWYDNEWGYSNRLVDLTVFVGNQL, via the coding sequence GTGACGATCCGCGTAGGCATCAACGGCTTTGGCCGCATCGGTCGTAATTACTTCCGCGCGCTGCTGGAGCAGGGTGCAGACATCGAGATCGTGGCTGTCAACGACCTGGGTGACACCGCGACCACCGCTCACCTGTTGAAGTACGACACCATCCTCGGCCGTCTGAAGGCCGAGGTCAGCCACACCGAAGACACCATCACCGTCGACGGCCACACCATCAAGGTGCTCTCCGAGCGCAACCCCGCCGACATTCCGTGGGGTGAGCTCGGCGTCGACATCGTCATCGAGTCCACCGGCATCTTCACGAAGAAGGCGGACGCCGAGAAGCACATCGCCGGCGGCGCCAAGAAGGTCCTCATCTCGGCTCCGGCCACCGATGAGGACATCACCATCGTGATGGGTGTGAACCAGGACAAGTACGACCCTGCGAAGCACAACGTGGTCTCCAACGCCTCCTGCACCACCAACTGCGTGGCCCCGATGGCCAAGGTCCTCGACGAGAACTTCGGCATCGTCAAGGGCATGATGACGACGGTCCACGCCTACACCAACGACCAGCGCATCCTCGACTTCCCGCACAAGGACCTGCGCCGCGCCCGCGCCGCCGCGGAGAACATCATCCCGACCTCGACGGGTGCCGCGAAGGCCACCGCCCTGGTCCTCCCGCAGCTCAAGGGCAAGCTGGACGGCATCGCCATGCGCGTCCCGGTCCCGACCGGCTCCGTCACCGACCTCGTCCTCGAGCTGGACCGCGAGGTCACCAGGGACGAGATCAACTCCGCCTTCCAGAAGGCCTCCGAGGGCCAGCTGAAGGGGATCCTGGAGTACACCGAGGACCCGATCGTCTCCTCGGACATCGTGAACTGGCCGGCTTCCTGCACCTTCGACTCGAAGCTGACCATGGTCCAGGGCAAGCAGGTCAAGGTCGTCGGCTGGTACGACAACGAGTGGGGCTACTCCAACCGCCTCGTCGACCTCACGGTCTTCGTCGGCAACCAGCTCTGA
- a CDS encoding M14 family metallopeptidase gives MRRRARSILAATSLLMAGLAAAPLARADGSADGAGLSVWQAEVTKEQVPLLLQAGADGHELTEQVPAKGTATVEVFLTDDQAGALRDKGVSLTEHTVSGAAKKRVAAAGDGVFRPYSGEGGLQEEILAVAAANPSITKVVSIGKTVQGKDILALKLTKGAKKYRDGAKPSTLYMSNQHAREWITPEMTRRLLHHYVDGYGKDRRITRIVDGTELWFLLSANPDGYDFTHAADSNRLWRKNLRDNNGDGRITTGDGVDLNRNFAYKWGYDNEGSSPNAASETYRGSGPSSEPETVAVDRFQKRIGFEYGINYHSAAELLLYGVGWQVATPTPDDVLYKALAGTPDNPAVPGYYPQVSSELYTTNGEADGHAANVNGTMMFTPEMTTCQTASAVDPNDQWRPEDCRSGFNFPDDEKLIQAEFAKNVEFALSVAETAVHPDQPSSPVGLEAPDFTVDPFTTSYARGGDQEVSVIARKSLRDKELKYRVNGGRTHDMALRPWKGGETYGGEDNIRFDQYRAEVKDGDVGDRVEVWFTGETRSGKRTSSEHFTYTVAARPKADTVVVAEEGAPAQHAQTYVDALRANGRKAVVWDVATQGAPHPLGVLGHFSTAVHHTGAQAPGGPTQLALRDFLNEGGKLIEAGELAGGNAQVGRAATNDFSQYWLGAYGRASAPGATGFAGAGKLTGSGGPLSGAPGNPLNAPGAYTVTSDTLPAAQFPQFASAQGGRYGGVTNPYAPYAGSSMASATHEDNDWKRLTRTVDLTGVTAADRPQLRLALNWNTEPGYDHAVMEARTAGGEDWTTLPDEGGLSGTAVPEECEAGYFLNGHPFLRHYLTLGSGGCTATGSSGTWNSFTGSSAGWKQVSFDLSAYAGKRVELSLAYVTDPGSGGRGVFADNAALVVGGSERESEGFETSLGPWTTPGAPEGSPALGGDWARTGELFVSYAAVTTRDTVLLGFGLEHVTAPADRNALVRKALAALRR, from the coding sequence ATGAGACGAAGAGCGAGATCGATCCTCGCCGCTACCTCACTCCTGATGGCCGGTCTGGCCGCCGCGCCGCTCGCCCGGGCGGACGGGAGCGCGGACGGTGCCGGACTCTCCGTGTGGCAGGCCGAAGTCACCAAGGAACAGGTGCCACTGCTCCTCCAGGCCGGCGCCGACGGTCATGAACTGACCGAGCAGGTACCGGCCAAGGGCACCGCCACGGTCGAGGTGTTCCTCACCGACGACCAGGCGGGCGCGCTCCGCGACAAGGGCGTGAGCCTCACCGAGCACACCGTGTCCGGCGCCGCGAAGAAGCGCGTCGCCGCCGCCGGGGACGGTGTCTTCCGGCCGTACAGCGGGGAGGGCGGCCTCCAGGAGGAGATCCTCGCCGTCGCCGCCGCCAACCCGTCGATCACCAAGGTCGTCAGCATCGGCAAGACCGTGCAGGGCAAGGACATCCTCGCCCTCAAGCTGACCAAGGGCGCGAAGAAGTACCGGGACGGCGCCAAGCCGTCCACCCTCTACATGTCCAACCAGCACGCCCGCGAGTGGATCACCCCGGAGATGACCCGGCGGCTGCTCCACCACTATGTGGACGGCTACGGCAAGGACCGGCGCATCACCCGGATCGTGGACGGCACGGAGCTGTGGTTCCTGCTCTCCGCCAATCCGGACGGCTACGACTTCACCCACGCCGCCGACAGCAACCGCCTCTGGCGCAAGAACCTGCGCGACAACAACGGCGACGGCCGGATCACCACCGGCGACGGCGTCGACCTGAACCGCAACTTCGCCTACAAGTGGGGCTACGACAACGAGGGTTCGTCCCCCAACGCCGCCAGCGAGACCTACCGCGGCTCCGGCCCCTCCTCCGAGCCCGAGACCGTCGCCGTGGACCGCTTCCAGAAGCGCATCGGCTTCGAGTACGGCATCAACTACCACTCGGCCGCCGAACTGCTGCTGTACGGCGTGGGCTGGCAGGTCGCCACCCCCACCCCGGACGACGTGCTCTACAAGGCGCTGGCGGGCACCCCGGACAACCCGGCCGTCCCCGGCTACTACCCCCAGGTCTCCTCGGAGCTCTACACCACCAACGGGGAGGCCGACGGCCACGCGGCGAACGTCAACGGGACGATGATGTTCACCCCGGAGATGACGACCTGCCAGACCGCCTCGGCCGTCGACCCGAACGACCAGTGGCGGCCCGAGGACTGCCGCTCCGGCTTCAACTTCCCCGACGACGAGAAGCTGATCCAGGCGGAGTTCGCCAAGAACGTCGAATTCGCGCTGTCCGTCGCCGAGACCGCCGTCCACCCCGACCAGCCGTCGTCCCCGGTCGGGCTGGAGGCACCCGACTTCACCGTGGACCCGTTCACCACCTCCTACGCGCGCGGCGGCGACCAGGAGGTCTCCGTCATCGCCCGCAAGTCCCTGCGGGACAAGGAGCTCAAGTACCGCGTCAACGGCGGCCGTACCCACGACATGGCCCTCCGGCCGTGGAAGGGCGGCGAGACGTACGGCGGTGAGGACAACATCCGCTTCGACCAGTACCGCGCCGAGGTCAAGGACGGCGACGTCGGCGACCGGGTCGAGGTCTGGTTCACCGGCGAGACCAGAAGCGGCAAGCGCACCTCCAGCGAGCACTTCACCTACACCGTCGCGGCCCGGCCCAAGGCCGACACCGTGGTCGTGGCGGAGGAGGGCGCGCCGGCCCAGCACGCCCAGACCTACGTCGACGCGCTCCGGGCCAACGGCCGCAAGGCCGTCGTCTGGGACGTCGCCACCCAGGGCGCCCCGCACCCGCTCGGCGTCCTCGGACACTTCTCCACCGCGGTCCACCACACCGGCGCGCAGGCGCCCGGCGGACCCACCCAGCTCGCCCTGCGCGACTTCCTCAACGAGGGCGGCAAGCTGATCGAGGCCGGGGAGCTGGCCGGCGGCAACGCGCAGGTCGGCCGGGCCGCGACCAACGACTTCAGCCAGTACTGGCTGGGGGCGTACGGCCGTGCCTCGGCGCCCGGCGCCACCGGGTTCGCCGGCGCGGGAAAACTCACCGGATCCGGCGGGCCCCTGTCCGGGGCCCCCGGGAACCCGCTGAACGCGCCCGGTGCGTACACGGTCACCTCCGACACCCTGCCGGCCGCGCAGTTCCCGCAGTTCGCGAGCGCCCAGGGGGGCCGCTACGGCGGGGTGACCAACCCCTACGCCCCGTACGCCGGCTCGTCGATGGCCTCCGCGACCCACGAGGACAACGACTGGAAGCGGCTCACCCGGACCGTCGACCTCACCGGGGTCACCGCGGCCGACAGGCCGCAGCTGAGGCTCGCGCTCAACTGGAACACCGAGCCGGGCTACGACCACGCGGTCATGGAGGCCCGCACGGCCGGCGGCGAGGACTGGACGACGCTCCCCGACGAGGGAGGGCTCAGCGGCACCGCGGTTCCGGAGGAGTGCGAGGCCGGGTACTTCCTCAACGGGCACCCCTTCCTGCGCCACTACCTCACCCTGGGCTCCGGCGGCTGCACCGCGACCGGATCCAGTGGCACGTGGAACAGCTTCACCGGCTCCTCCGCCGGCTGGAAGCAGGTGTCCTTCGACCTGAGCGCCTACGCCGGCAAGCGGGTCGAGCTCTCCCTCGCCTACGTCACCGACCCGGGCAGCGGCGGACGCGGTGTGTTCGCCGACAACGCCGCCCTGGTCGTCGGCGGATCGGAGAGGGAGAGCGAGGGCTTCGAGACCTCGCTCGGGCCGTGGACCACACCGGGCGCACCGGAGGGCAGCCCCGCGCTCGGTGGTGACTGGGCGCGCACAGGTGAGCTGTTCGTCTCGTACGCGGCCGTCACCACCCGGGACACGGTCCTGCTGGGCTTCGGCCTGGAGCACGTCACCGCGCCCGCGGACCGCAACGCACTGGTCCGCAAGGCGCTCGCCGCGCTCCGTCGCTGA
- the whiA gene encoding DNA-binding protein WhiA encodes MAMTAAVKDEISRLPVTRTCCRKAEVSAILRFAGGLHLVSGRIVIEAELDTGIAARRLRKDILEIFGHSSDLVVMAPGGLRRGSRYVVRVVAGGDQLARQTGLVDGRGRPIRGLPPQVVSGATCDAEAAWRGAFLAHGSLTEPGRSSSLEVTCPGPEAALALVGAARRLSIAAKAREVRGVDRVVVRDGDAIGALLTRLGAHESVLAWEERRMRREVRATANRLANFDDANLRRSARAAVAAGARVQRALEILGEEVPEHLAAAGRLRMEHKQASLEELGALADPPLTKDAVAGRIRRLLAMADKRAQDLGIPGTESNLTEEMADGLVG; translated from the coding sequence ATGGCGATGACGGCAGCGGTGAAGGACGAGATCTCCCGGCTCCCCGTCACCCGGACCTGCTGCAGAAAGGCGGAGGTCTCGGCGATCCTGCGGTTCGCGGGCGGGCTGCACCTGGTGAGCGGCCGCATCGTGATCGAGGCGGAGCTGGACACGGGCATCGCGGCACGCAGGCTCCGCAAGGACATCCTGGAGATCTTCGGGCACTCCTCCGACCTCGTGGTGATGGCTCCCGGCGGGCTGCGGCGCGGTTCCCGCTACGTGGTGCGCGTCGTGGCGGGAGGCGACCAGCTGGCCCGCCAGACCGGGCTGGTCGACGGCCGGGGACGCCCCATCCGAGGGCTGCCGCCGCAGGTCGTCTCCGGCGCCACGTGCGACGCGGAGGCCGCCTGGCGCGGTGCCTTCCTCGCCCACGGCTCGCTGACCGAGCCCGGCCGCTCCTCCTCGCTGGAGGTGACCTGCCCGGGCCCGGAGGCCGCGCTGGCGCTGGTAGGTGCCGCCCGCCGGCTCTCCATCGCAGCGAAGGCCCGTGAGGTGCGCGGAGTGGACCGGGTCGTCGTGCGCGACGGCGACGCGATCGGTGCGCTGCTGACCCGGCTGGGCGCGCACGAGTCCGTCCTGGCCTGGGAGGAGCGGCGGATGCGCCGTGAGGTCCGGGCCACCGCCAACCGGCTGGCCAACTTCGACGACGCCAATCTGCGCCGCTCGGCGAGGGCCGCGGTCGCCGCGGGCGCGCGGGTGCAGCGGGCGCTGGAGATCCTGGGCGAGGAGGTCCCGGAGCACCTCGCGGCGGCGGGCCGGCTCCGCATGGAGCACAAGCAGGCGTCGCTGGAGGAGCTGGGTGCGCTGGCGGACCCGCCGCTGACGAAGGACGCGGTCGCGGGCCGTATCCGCCGGCTGCTGGCGATGGCCGACAAGCGAGCCCAGGACCTCGGGATCCCGGGGACGGAGTCCAATCTGACGGAGGAGATGGCCGACGGCCTGGTGGGCTGA
- a CDS encoding gluconeogenesis factor YvcK family protein: MTARNLRLRRLRGSDALRTGRRRGTQPKVVALGGGMGLSASLAALRRITGDLTAVVTVADDGGSSGRLRKELGVLPPGDLRKALAALCGDDDWGQTWSRVIQHRFQSQGELHEHAVGNLLIVALWEQLGDHVQALDLVGRLLGAHGRVLPMSAVPLELQALVKGHDPARPDEVGTVRGQATVALTRGEVQSVHLVPNDPPAVPEAVEAVLDADWVVLGPGSWFSSVIPHLLVPELLDALVETKARRVLSLNLAPQPGETEGFSPQRHLEVLGRHAPKLALDVVLADEAAVPDRESLADAAKRLGAAVELAPVARPDGAPTHDPELLAAAYDRIFRMHGRIGPWR; encoded by the coding sequence GTGACCGCACGCAATCTCCGGCTGCGGCGGCTGCGGGGCAGTGACGCGCTCCGCACCGGCCGCAGACGCGGCACCCAGCCCAAGGTCGTCGCGCTCGGCGGCGGCATGGGTCTCTCGGCGTCCCTCGCGGCGCTGCGCCGCATCACGGGCGACCTCACCGCTGTCGTCACCGTCGCGGACGACGGGGGCTCCAGCGGGCGGCTCCGCAAGGAGCTCGGGGTGCTTCCGCCCGGCGATCTCCGCAAGGCGCTCGCGGCGCTGTGCGGGGACGACGACTGGGGCCAGACCTGGTCCCGGGTCATCCAGCACCGCTTCCAGTCCCAGGGCGAGCTGCACGAGCACGCCGTCGGCAATCTGCTGATCGTCGCGCTGTGGGAACAGCTCGGCGACCATGTGCAGGCCCTGGACCTGGTCGGCAGGCTGCTCGGCGCCCACGGCCGGGTGCTGCCGATGTCCGCCGTGCCGCTGGAGCTCCAGGCCCTGGTCAAGGGGCACGATCCGGCGCGCCCCGACGAGGTGGGCACGGTCCGCGGCCAGGCCACCGTCGCTCTGACGCGGGGCGAGGTGCAGTCCGTGCACCTGGTGCCGAACGATCCGCCGGCCGTCCCGGAGGCCGTCGAGGCCGTACTGGACGCGGACTGGGTGGTCCTCGGCCCCGGCTCCTGGTTCTCCTCGGTGATCCCGCACCTCCTCGTGCCCGAGCTGCTGGACGCGCTCGTCGAGACCAAGGCCCGGCGGGTCCTCTCGCTCAACCTGGCCCCGCAGCCCGGTGAAACGGAGGGCTTCTCTCCGCAGCGTCATTTGGAGGTTTTGGGGCGACACGCCCCTAAACTCGCCCTGGACGTGGTGCTGGCCGACGAGGCCGCCGTGCCCGACCGCGAGTCCCTCGCCGACGCGGCGAAGAGGCTCGGTGCGGCGGTCGAGCTGGCGCCCGTGGCGAGACCCGACGGGGCTCCGACGCACGATCCGGAGCTGTTGGCCGCCGCGTACGACCGTATTTTTCGGATGCATGGAAGGATCGGCCCATGGCGATGA
- the rapZ gene encoding RNase adapter RapZ: MTERNRREHGAGDVSTGTTEAGQAAEAAIPELVIISGMSGAGRSTAAKCLEDLGWFVVDNLPPALIPTMVELGARSQGNVARIAVVVDVRGRRFFDNLRESLADLDAKQVTRRIVFLESSDEALVRRFESVRRPHPLQGDGRIVDGIAAERDLLRELRGDADLVIDTSSLNVHELRAKMDAQFAGDEEPELRATVMSFGYKYGLPVDADLVVDCRFLPNPHWVPELRPFTGLNEEVSGYVFDQPGAKEFLNQYTELLQLIAAGYRREGKRYVTIAVGCTGGKHRSVAMSEKLAARLGTEGIETVVVHRDMGRE; this comes from the coding sequence ATGACCGAGCGGAACAGACGAGAACACGGAGCAGGAGACGTGAGTACGGGCACGACCGAGGCCGGGCAGGCCGCAGAGGCGGCCATCCCCGAGCTGGTGATCATCTCCGGAATGTCGGGCGCCGGCCGCAGCACCGCGGCGAAGTGCCTGGAGGACCTCGGCTGGTTCGTCGTGGACAACCTGCCGCCCGCGCTGATCCCCACCATGGTGGAGCTCGGCGCACGTTCCCAGGGCAACGTCGCCCGGATCGCCGTCGTCGTGGACGTCCGCGGCCGGCGGTTCTTCGACAACCTCCGCGAGTCGCTCGCGGACCTCGACGCCAAGCAGGTCACCCGCCGGATCGTCTTCCTGGAGTCGTCCGACGAGGCCCTGGTGCGCCGTTTCGAGTCCGTGCGCCGCCCGCACCCGCTGCAGGGCGACGGCCGGATCGTCGACGGCATCGCCGCCGAGCGGGACCTCCTGCGGGAGCTGCGCGGCGACGCCGACCTCGTGATCGACACCTCCAGCCTCAACGTCCACGAGCTGCGCGCCAAGATGGACGCCCAGTTCGCCGGCGACGAGGAGCCGGAGCTGCGGGCCACGGTGATGTCGTTCGGGTACAAGTACGGCCTGCCCGTCGACGCCGACCTGGTGGTGGACTGCCGCTTCCTGCCCAACCCGCACTGGGTCCCCGAGCTGCGCCCCTTCACCGGCCTGAACGAGGAGGTGTCGGGCTATGTGTTCGACCAGCCCGGGGCCAAGGAGTTCCTCAACCAGTACACCGAGCTGCTGCAGCTGATCGCGGCGGGCTACCGCCGCGAGGGCAAGCGGTACGTGACGATCGCCGTGGGCTGCACGGGCGGCAAGCACCGCTCCGTCGCGATGTCCGAGAAGCTCGCCGCCCGGCTCGGCACCGAGGGGATCGAGACCGTCGTCGTCCACCGGGACATGGGGCGCGAGTGA
- the uvrC gene encoding excinuclease ABC subunit UvrC: protein MADPSSYRPKPGQIPDSPGVYKFRDAHRRVIYVGKAKSLRQRLANYFQDLAGLHPRTRTMVTTAASVEWTVVSTEVEALQLEYSWIKEFDPRFNVKYRDDKSYPYLAVTMNEEFPRVQVMRGAKKKGVRYFGPYAHAWAIRETVDLMLRVFPVRTCSAGVFKNAERTGRPCLLGYIGKCSAPCVGRTGAGEHRELAEDFCDFMAGRTGTYIRRLEKDMMVAAEDMEYERAARLRDDIEALKRAMEKNAVVLADATDADLIAVAEDELEAAVQIFHVRGGRVRGQRGWVTDKVEAVDTSGLVEHALQQLYGEESGDAVPKEVLVPALPEDLAAVTQWLSDRRGSAVSLRIPQRGDKKDLMATVGRNAQQALVLHKTKRASDLTTRSRALEEIAEALDLDSAPLRIECFDISHLQGEDVVASMVVFEDGLPRKSEYRRFQIKGFEGQDDVRSMHEVISRRFRRYLAEREKTGEWAVPEDGEAVTGGEVPAATGDDGRPKRFAYPPQLVLVDGGQPQVAAARRALDELGIDDVAVAGIAKRMEEVWLPGEDDPVVLPRSSEGLYLIQRVRDTAHDFAIRYQRSKRTKRLRTSPLDSVPGLGEARKQALIKHFGSVKRLRQATVEQICEVPGFGRKTAESVAVALAQAAPAAPAVNMATGEIIEEEDGAAVTEGNGGTTE from the coding sequence ATGGCAGACCCCTCCAGCTACCGCCCCAAGCCGGGACAGATCCCCGACTCGCCAGGGGTCTACAAGTTCCGCGACGCGCACCGCCGGGTGATCTACGTCGGCAAGGCGAAGAGTCTGCGGCAGCGGCTGGCCAACTACTTCCAGGACCTGGCGGGTCTGCATCCGCGCACCCGCACGATGGTCACGACCGCGGCGTCCGTGGAGTGGACGGTCGTCTCCACGGAGGTGGAGGCGCTCCAGCTGGAGTACTCCTGGATCAAGGAGTTCGACCCCCGGTTCAACGTCAAGTACCGGGACGACAAGAGCTACCCGTACCTCGCGGTGACCATGAACGAGGAGTTCCCGCGGGTCCAGGTGATGCGCGGCGCCAAGAAGAAGGGCGTGCGCTACTTCGGCCCGTACGCGCACGCGTGGGCGATCCGCGAGACGGTCGACCTGATGCTCCGGGTCTTCCCGGTGCGCACCTGCTCCGCCGGGGTCTTCAAGAACGCGGAGCGCACCGGCAGGCCATGCCTGCTGGGCTACATCGGCAAGTGCTCCGCGCCCTGTGTCGGCAGGACCGGCGCCGGCGAGCACCGCGAACTGGCCGAGGATTTCTGCGACTTCATGGCCGGCCGCACCGGCACGTACATCCGCCGCCTGGAGAAGGACATGATGGTGGCGGCCGAGGACATGGAGTACGAGCGGGCCGCCCGGCTGCGGGACGACATAGAGGCCCTGAAGCGCGCCATGGAGAAGAACGCGGTGGTGCTGGCCGACGCCACCGACGCGGACCTGATCGCGGTCGCCGAGGACGAGCTGGAGGCCGCCGTCCAGATCTTCCACGTCCGCGGCGGGCGGGTGCGCGGACAGCGCGGCTGGGTCACCGACAAGGTCGAGGCCGTCGACACGTCAGGCCTCGTGGAGCACGCGCTCCAGCAGCTGTACGGGGAGGAGAGCGGCGACGCCGTCCCCAAGGAGGTGCTCGTCCCCGCCCTGCCCGAGGACCTCGCCGCGGTCACCCAGTGGCTCAGCGACCGCCGGGGCTCGGCCGTGTCGCTGCGCATCCCGCAGCGCGGCGACAAGAAGGACCTGATGGCGACGGTCGGGCGCAATGCCCAGCAGGCCCTCGTCCTGCACAAGACCAAGCGCGCGAGCGATCTGACGACCCGCTCCCGGGCCCTGGAGGAGATCGCGGAGGCGCTCGACCTGGACTCGGCGCCGCTGCGGATCGAGTGCTTCGACATCTCGCACCTGCAGGGCGAGGACGTGGTCGCGTCCATGGTGGTGTTCGAGGACGGCCTGCCCCGCAAGAGCGAGTACCGGCGCTTCCAGATCAAGGGCTTCGAGGGCCAGGACGACGTCCGCTCGATGCACGAGGTGATCAGCCGGCGCTTCCGGCGGTATCTCGCCGAGCGGGAGAAGACCGGCGAGTGGGCCGTCCCGGAGGACGGCGAGGCCGTGACGGGCGGGGAGGTGCCGGCGGCCACGGGGGACGACGGCAGGCCCAAGCGGTTCGCCTACCCGCCGCAGCTGGTGCTCGTCGACGGCGGGCAGCCGCAGGTCGCGGCGGCCCGGCGGGCCCTGGACGAGCTGGGCATCGACGACGTCGCCGTCGCCGGCATCGCCAAGCGCATGGAGGAGGTGTGGCTGCCGGGGGAGGACGACCCGGTCGTGCTGCCCCGCTCCAGCGAAGGGCTGTACCTCATCCAGCGGGTGCGCGACACCGCTCACGACTTCGCGATCCGCTACCAGCGCTCCAAGCGCACCAAGCGGCTGCGGACCAGCCCGCTGGACTCCGTGCCGGGCCTGGGGGAGGCTCGCAAGCAGGCGCTGATCAAGCACTTCGGCTCGGTGAAGCGGCTCCGGCAGGCGACCGTCGAGCAGATCTGCGAGGTCCCGGGCTTCGGCAGGAAGACCGCCGAGTCCGTGGCCGTTGCCCTGGCGCAGGCCGCGCCGGCCGCCCCGGCGGTCAACATGGCGACAGGCGAGATCATTGAAGAGGAAGACGGGGCAGCAGTGACGGAAGGGAACGGGGGAACCACGGAATGA
- a CDS encoding Rieske (2Fe-2S) protein yields MSGPPAARRTVLKGAALAGAAGLGVAACSTESKVGHAQVPTPTAPVDLGAADEVPVGGARLYREQRLVVHCPAEGRYKAFSAQCTHAGCVLDKVEGTEGNCPCHGSRFDVTTGTALRGPATVPLPEVPVRVRDGKLVAGPEA; encoded by the coding sequence ATGTCCGGCCCACCCGCCGCCCGCCGTACCGTGCTGAAAGGCGCCGCCCTCGCCGGGGCCGCCGGGCTGGGGGTCGCCGCCTGCTCCACCGAGTCCAAGGTGGGCCACGCGCAGGTGCCGACGCCGACCGCGCCGGTCGACCTCGGCGCCGCCGATGAGGTCCCCGTGGGCGGCGCCCGGCTCTACCGCGAGCAGCGGCTCGTCGTCCACTGCCCGGCCGAGGGCCGGTACAAGGCGTTCAGCGCCCAGTGCACCCACGCGGGCTGCGTCCTGGACAAGGTCGAGGGCACGGAGGGCAACTGCCCCTGCCACGGCAGCCGGTTCGACGTCACGACCGGCACGGCACTCCGGGGCCCGGCGACCGTACCGCTCCCGGAGGTCCCGGTCCGGGTGCGGGACGGGAAGCTGGTGGCCGGCCCCGAGGCCTGA